The following nucleotide sequence is from Synechococcus sp. KORDI-52.
AAGGAGGTGCAGCCCAGCTGGGTGGTGAAGGCGACCGTCGCGCTTTGGAGCAGGCGCTCGCCTGGGCGGATGCCTGCCTGATCGGTGCCGGAACCCTGCGGGCCCATCAGTCCACCTGCCTGATCCGCAGCCCTCAGTTGCTTCAGCAACGCCGAAGCGAGGGGCGTGCCGAACAGCCAGCCGCTGTGGTGGTCAGCCGATCCCCCGACTTTCCAAGCACCTGGCTGTTTTTTGATCAGCCGCTTCAACGTTGGCTGCTGGCTCCTGAACCTGTGGATCAAGGTTTCGATCGTTGGTTCCCCTTGGCACCAACCTGGCCGGAGCGGCTCAAGGCGCTTGGAGCGGCTGGGATTCAGCGTCTGGTGCTCCTGGGTGGCGCCCAGCTCAGTGCCGATCTGTTGCAAGCCGATTGCGTCGATGCGCTCCAGCTCACATTGGTGCCCCAGCTCCTAGGCGGCCGCTGCAGTTGGTTGCCTTGCACCGACGCGCCGTTGCCAGTTGCCCTGGCGCAACCGGGTGCTTGGCAGTCCGATGGCGCTGAGGACTTAGGGGGCGGTGAGTGGCTTGTTCGCTACCGACGGATCCGACCTGGTTAAGGTCGTCGCACATGGGCCTATGGCACCGTCGCAATGACGTCACTCACGGCCCGCTGGCACCGCTCCATCAACGAAATCCCGGAGCAGCAGTGGAACAGCCTGGTGGGAGCCGATGCGATTCCCTTTTACCGCTGGAGCTGGCTGGAGGCTTTGGAAAGCTCAGGCAGCATCATTCCCGAGCAGGGCTGGCAGCCCCTGCATCTGGCCCTCTGGCGTGAGGACACTCCGATTGCGGTGGCTCCGCTGTTCCTCAAGGGCCACAGCTATGGCGAGTTTGTGTTCGATCAGACCTTTGCCCGTCTGGCGGCGGATCTGGGGCTGCGTTACTACCCCAAGCTCCTGGGCATGAGTCCGGTCAGCCCAGTGCTGGGCTACCGCTTCCATGTGCGATCTGGAGAAGACGAAGCTCTGCTCACCCGAGAGTTGCTGCGGGCGATCGATCGCTTCTGCGAACAGAACGGCATCCTCAGCTGCAATTTCCTCTATGTGGATCCGCAGTGGCGACCCCTTGCGGAGGCCGCCGGCTGTGCCGCCTGGCTCAACCAGCAGAGCCTGTGGAGCCGCGGTGACGACCAGACGTTTGAGGATTACCTCAAGGGCTTCAATGCCAACCAGCGCCGCAATATCAAGAGGGAACGCAAGGCTGTGGCCAAGGCCGGGATCACCGTGACACCCCTCAGCGGCGATCAGCTGGATCTGGCGCTCTTGCAATCCATGCATCGTTTCTACGAGCAGCACTGTGCGCGCTGGGGACCGTGGGGCAGCAAGTACCTGGAAGAGGGCTTTTTTGAAGCGTTGGCACGGCTGCACCGCGACCAGTTGGTGCTTTTTTCTGCTCACCGCGGTGACCCGCGCGATCCGGTGGCGATGTCGATGTGCGTACAGGACGGTCGTCAGCTCTGGGGCCGCTACTGGGGCAGCCACGAGGAGGTTGATTGTCTTCACTTCGAAGTCTGTTATTACGCTCCGATCGAATGGGCCCTGGCCAACGGCATCGTCAGCTTTGACCCTGGAGCCGGTGGCAGCCACAAACGCCGGCGAGGCTTTGTGGCCCGTCCTCACGCCAGCCTGCACCGCTGGTACGAGCCCCAGATGAATCAGTTGATCCGCACCTGGTTGCCCAAGGTGAATGGCTTGATGCTGCAGGAGATCGACGCCATTAACGCGGAGCTGCCCTTCAAAGCAGAACCCCCGGCCTTGGCTTTGTAGGTTGAAGGCATGACCACAACCCCGGAAGCACCGGCATCCACCGCTGCGGCGATGGATGCTCTTGATCAGCGCCTGTCTCAGCGGTTCATCGCTCTGGATCCCAGTGGCTATTTCTTGATCAAGTTGGATCGTGATGCCGCCGAACTGGTGCTTGAGCACTACGGCAACACCATCGACGACAAAGGGTTGGCCCGAGATTCTGAAACCGGTGAGGTGTTGCGCTGCGACGGGAGCAGTGCTCCTCGGCGCCCTTCAGCCGTTTACCGAGGCAGTACGGCCAAACAGCTGGGTATCCAGCTCACGGAAGGGGAAGCCCCACACCCGGTCAGTCGCCTCGACCATGCCCTCTACCTGGGGCGGGAGTTGCAGAAGGCCGAGCAGTGCCTGCGTGACGGCACGCTCTACGTGCAGGACTGAGGATCAGGCCGGCTGCAGCTCTTTGGCTGCCGTGGGTTCTTCAGGGGGCAGTGATTCCAGCTGTTCGCGGATCTCCTGCTGAACGATCGAGCGGTATTCGAGGAAGTGCTCGTTGTGGGCCAGCACCGAGAGGAACTGTTCAAGCAAGGCGGGGTTGTTGCGGGCCATGCCGAACAGGTAACGCCAGAAACGGGTTCGGGTGTTGCGCTTGATGCCCTGCCGCCACACCACGATGCTCAGCGCCTTGAGGTCCACCAGGCTGGGCAGTTTGGCCGCGGCTTTCCAGCGGGGTGCGCCCATTTTCAGGTAATAGCTGTAAACCCGGTCCATGTAGGCATTGGGTTCGTACAGCGCGCAGAACGCGTCCACGTACTCGTTGGCAATGTCGCGGATCGGTCGGGTGGGCTTGAAGTTCAGCAGGTTGGTTTGGTTTACGCCCCTGGCGGCGTCTTCCCCTTGAATCAATCGCCCTTCCCGCTCCAGCCGAGCCCAGAGGGCTGTCTTGGGCAGGGCCTGCAACATGCCCATCATCGCGGCGGGGATACCGGTGCGGGTGACAAAGTCCACGATGCGGTGGCCTGCGCCATCCTTCTCGCCGTCGAAACCGATGATGAAACCCGCCATCACGCGGATTCCGTTGGCGGTGATCCGGTCCACCGCGGCATCCAGTGGGTTGCGCGTGTTCTGCACCTTGCGAGCCGTTTCCAAACTGGCTTCGTCCGGGGTTTCGATGCCCAGAAAGACGCTTTCAAAGCGGGCGTCGTGCATCATCCGCATCATTTCCTCGTCGTCGGCCAGATCCACAGAGGCTTCGGTGGAGAAGCTGAAGGGGTACCCACGCTCCTCCTGCCAGGTGCGGATCTGCGGCAGCAGCAACTTGGCGTTGCGCTTGTTGCCGATGAAGTTGTCGTCCACCAGAAAGATCGAGCGCCGCCAGCCCAGGTCGTGCAGATATTGCAGCTCTGCCACCAACTGCTCGGGGGTCTTGGTGCGGGGCTTGCGGCCGTAGAGAACGATGATGTCGCAGAACTCGCAGTTGAAGGGGCAGCCCCGCGAGAACTGCACGCTCATCGAGTCGTAGGCCTCGAGTTGCAGCAGATCGAAGCGTGGAATCGGGGTGGCGGTGACATCTGGCTTGTCTCCCTCGGCGGTGAAGCGACCACCGGTTTCTCCCCGTTCCAGGGCATCCAGGAACATCGGCAGGGTGATTTCCCCTTCATCGAGGATCTTGAAATCCGCCAGATCCAGTTCCGGTGCATCCGGTGTGGAGCTCGCGAAGGGGCCACCAACGGCCACTGGCAGGCCTTTCTGCTTGGCTTTGCTGATCTGCGCGGCCATGTCGTCCTTTTGGACGATCATTCCTGAAATGATCACCAGCTCGGCCCAGTTCCACTCCCCGTCCGTCACCTCACGCACGTTCCGGTCCACAAGTTTCATCTCCCACTCCTGCGGGAGAAGTGCTGCCACGGTGACCATCCCCAGGGGAGGCAGCAGCACTTTGCGGTTCACCAACTCGAGAATCTTTTCGTAACTCCAGAAGGTCTTCGGGAATTCGGGATAAACGAAAAGAGTGCGCATGGCGTCGGGCGTTGGTGGATGGACGTCCGGTCAGCCCGGCTGGAGATACCTCTCAATCGGTATCAGCTGTTCACAAACCCTAAGCGCAATGGCCTGAACCCAGGCCAGTGTCTGATCTAATGGTGGTCACCTCCGTACTTGCACATGGGCGTCGGCATCTATTTCGGCCTGGTTGGTTCCGGTCTGGTGACGGCTTTTGTGCTCACCAAGCTGCTGAAGGGAATCAAGCTCATCTGAGCGGTTCCAGCGTCTTCGTTCCTCGCTTTCGCATCCAGAGCAAAGCCACAGCAGCGCTGAGGCCCCCGGTGAGGGCGAAAGCGGTGGAAAGGTTTGTGGTCATCACCAGCAAGGCCACAATCAACCCACTGATCCCGCCTCCGCCCAGGAAGGCGATCTGGCTAAGGCCGGCCATCCGACCACGCATCACCTGTGGTGAGCCGATCTGACTGATCAGGTTGCAGCTGCTCAACAGCCCGGCTGTGCCGGCGCCGATCAGAAAGGCCATCGCCAGGCTGAAGACAGGCCCCGGCGTTCGGGCCATTCCCAGCTGGGCCACTGCGGTAATCAAGCCAAAGCTCCCGAGGGTGAGGAAAGGGCGCCGGCAGAAACGCTGACTGTTGCGTTGCAGAACAAGGCCGCCCACGATGCTGCCGCCCGCCAGCACGCTGGTGAACAGCCCCAGATCCGTGGGCTTGGGCCCCAGTTGATCGAAGGCGATTAATGGGGCCAGTCCAGGGTGATAGAACCCGATCAGACACAGCACAGCGGTGAAGCTGAGCACCCCCTGCAGGGTGCTGCCGCAGTGGTGCCAGGCGTTGAGCAGGCTGGCGTCGTCGCCCCCGCTGCTGCGCACCTCCCGATCCCGATTGGGGTTGAGCAAGAAGATCACACTGGCGATGGGCAGCAGATAGCTCGCCGCATCAATGCCCAGGGCCCAGGCTGGGCCAGTGGCCGCCAGCAACAACCCGCCGATCGGGGGGCCCACCAGCTTGCCAACGTTGAAGACCACCGAAAAACTGGTGAGGTAGCCCGCCAGCTGTTCCGGCCGCTCCACCAGGATCGAGCAGTACTTGTTGCGGGCCGTTAACTCATAGGCACCGGCGATGCCCACCAAAAGGGTGCTGCAGAGCAGCAGCAGCACCTGGGCCGTGCCCTCCAACAGGGGAATCGCCAGGGCCCCCAGGCCAGAGGCAGCCAGCAGTGCCCATTGCGCCTGCACCAGCACCCGTTCACAGCCAACCCGGTCGGTGCGCACTCCTGCTGGACCACTCACCAGCAGGGTTGGAAGTGACAGAGCGGCGAAGTTCAACGCCAGCACAAAGGGGTCAACGCCCCCTTTCATCAGAATCCAGCCCTTGGCGGTGATGCCGGCGAAAGAACCCGCCGTGCTCACGCCGGAGGCGATCAGAAAAAGCTGGCGTTGCTGTTCGGCCCGCAGTTGGAGAAGGGTCAACCCTGGCGTCTCGCTGCGGCCACCATGGCGCGGGCACCAACAATCCG
It contains:
- a CDS encoding dihydrofolate reductase family protein, whose protein sequence is MPQRSTAVRPLVRLVLAISLDGRLAPPEGGAAQLGGEGDRRALEQALAWADACLIGAGTLRAHQSTCLIRSPQLLQQRRSEGRAEQPAAVVVSRSPDFPSTWLFFDQPLQRWLLAPEPVDQGFDRWFPLAPTWPERLKALGAAGIQRLVLLGGAQLSADLLQADCVDALQLTLVPQLLGGRCSWLPCTDAPLPVALAQPGAWQSDGAEDLGGGEWLVRYRRIRPG
- a CDS encoding GNAT family N-acetyltransferase: MTSLTARWHRSINEIPEQQWNSLVGADAIPFYRWSWLEALESSGSIIPEQGWQPLHLALWREDTPIAVAPLFLKGHSYGEFVFDQTFARLAADLGLRYYPKLLGMSPVSPVLGYRFHVRSGEDEALLTRELLRAIDRFCEQNGILSCNFLYVDPQWRPLAEAAGCAAWLNQQSLWSRGDDQTFEDYLKGFNANQRRNIKRERKAVAKAGITVTPLSGDQLDLALLQSMHRFYEQHCARWGPWGSKYLEEGFFEALARLHRDQLVLFSAHRGDPRDPVAMSMCVQDGRQLWGRYWGSHEEVDCLHFEVCYYAPIEWALANGIVSFDPGAGGSHKRRRGFVARPHASLHRWYEPQMNQLIRTWLPKVNGLMLQEIDAINAELPFKAEPPALAL
- a CDS encoding DUF4346 domain-containing protein, with product MTTTPEAPASTAAAMDALDQRLSQRFIALDPSGYFLIKLDRDAAELVLEHYGNTIDDKGLARDSETGEVLRCDGSSAPRRPSAVYRGSTAKQLGIQLTEGEAPHPVSRLDHALYLGRELQKAEQCLRDGTLYVQD
- a CDS encoding B12-binding domain-containing radical SAM protein, whose translation is MRTLFVYPEFPKTFWSYEKILELVNRKVLLPPLGMVTVAALLPQEWEMKLVDRNVREVTDGEWNWAELVIISGMIVQKDDMAAQISKAKQKGLPVAVGGPFASSTPDAPELDLADFKILDEGEITLPMFLDALERGETGGRFTAEGDKPDVTATPIPRFDLLQLEAYDSMSVQFSRGCPFNCEFCDIIVLYGRKPRTKTPEQLVAELQYLHDLGWRRSIFLVDDNFIGNKRNAKLLLPQIRTWQEERGYPFSFSTEASVDLADDEEMMRMMHDARFESVFLGIETPDEASLETARKVQNTRNPLDAAVDRITANGIRVMAGFIIGFDGEKDGAGHRIVDFVTRTGIPAAMMGMLQALPKTALWARLEREGRLIQGEDAARGVNQTNLLNFKPTRPIRDIANEYVDAFCALYEPNAYMDRVYSYYLKMGAPRWKAAAKLPSLVDLKALSIVVWRQGIKRNTRTRFWRYLFGMARNNPALLEQFLSVLAHNEHFLEYRSIVQQEIREQLESLPPEEPTAAKELQPA
- a CDS encoding MFS transporter yields the protein MTLLQLRAEQQRQLFLIASGVSTAGSFAGITAKGWILMKGGVDPFVLALNFAALSLPTLLVSGPAGVRTDRVGCERVLVQAQWALLAASGLGALAIPLLEGTAQVLLLLCSTLLVGIAGAYELTARNKYCSILVERPEQLAGYLTSFSVVFNVGKLVGPPIGGLLLAATGPAWALGIDAASYLLPIASVIFLLNPNRDREVRSSGGDDASLLNAWHHCGSTLQGVLSFTAVLCLIGFYHPGLAPLIAFDQLGPKPTDLGLFTSVLAGGSIVGGLVLQRNSQRFCRRPFLTLGSFGLITAVAQLGMARTPGPVFSLAMAFLIGAGTAGLLSSCNLISQIGSPQVMRGRMAGLSQIAFLGGGGISGLIVALLVMTTNLSTAFALTGGLSAAVALLWMRKRGTKTLEPLR